From one bacterium Scap17 genomic stretch:
- the modB gene encoding molybdate ABC transporter permease subunit — MLSALEWEALSLSLKVACVAVGLSLIPGFAAAWWLARREFRGKALVDGLLHLPLVLPPVVVGYLLLVTFGRNGVIGQWLAKVDIVLPFTWQGAALAAAVMAFPLMVRAMRLSLEAIDPGLEAAARTLGANPLRVLFTVTMPLALPGILTGGMLAFARALSEFGATITFAANIPGETRTLPLALYTLIQTPGQEGAAARLCAIAVVIAMLSLLASEWLARRARLRMEGRDA; from the coding sequence ATGCTGAGTGCGCTGGAATGGGAAGCCCTGAGCCTGAGCCTCAAGGTGGCTTGCGTCGCGGTCGGCCTGAGCCTGATTCCCGGTTTTGCGGCGGCCTGGTGGCTGGCGCGACGTGAGTTTCGTGGCAAGGCGCTGGTCGATGGTCTGCTGCATCTGCCACTGGTGTTGCCGCCCGTGGTGGTCGGTTACCTGTTGCTGGTCACCTTCGGGCGCAATGGTGTCATCGGCCAGTGGCTGGCCAAGGTCGATATCGTGCTGCCCTTCACCTGGCAGGGCGCGGCGCTGGCGGCAGCGGTGATGGCCTTTCCGCTGATGGTGCGCGCGATGCGCCTGTCGCTGGAGGCCATCGACCCGGGGCTGGAGGCCGCGGCCCGCACCCTGGGGGCCAATCCGCTGCGGGTACTGTTCACGGTGACCATGCCGCTGGCGCTGCCGGGCATTCTCACCGGTGGCATGCTGGCCTTCGCGCGTGCGCTGTCGGAATTCGGTGCCACCATCACCTTCGCCGCCAATATTCCCGGCGAGACCCGCACGCTGCCGCTGGCGCTCTATACCCTGATCCAGACCCCGGGCCAGGAAGGCGCCGCGGCCAGGCTGTGCGCCATCGCCGTCGTCATCGCGATGCTGTCGCTGCTGGCCTCCGAATGGCTGGCACGTCGCGCACGACTGCGCATGGAGGGGCGTGATGCTTGA
- a CDS encoding histone deacetylase, which produces MDKFSVLKRLLDRQLADCASAVDWVTPQPAEEDDLLSVHTRRYVHEFLTGTLSHQAQRRSGFVWSEALRERSVLAVGGTMTTVREALTRGLACNTAGGTHHAHPEAASGYCLLNDIGVAAHQALEDGVKRVLIVDLDVHQGDGTALIFADEPRVFTLSLHAESNFPARKQQSDLDVPLPRGMGDTDYLAVLERTLEEVLARVRPELVIFDAGVDPHAADRLGHLELSDSGLYRRERHVIQRCRAAGAAVACVIGGGYDRDIEALAWRHSQLHRAALDVWREAHGQPALFGPPT; this is translated from the coding sequence ATGGACAAGTTCAGCGTGCTCAAGCGTCTGCTCGACCGCCAGCTGGCCGACTGCGCCTCGGCCGTCGACTGGGTGACGCCTCAGCCCGCCGAGGAAGACGACCTGCTCAGCGTACACACCCGCCGCTACGTGCATGAATTTCTCACTGGCACCTTGAGTCATCAGGCCCAGCGGCGCAGCGGTTTCGTATGGAGCGAGGCACTGCGCGAGCGCAGCGTGCTGGCGGTGGGCGGCACCATGACCACCGTGCGCGAAGCGCTCACACGCGGGCTGGCCTGCAACACCGCGGGCGGCACCCATCATGCCCACCCGGAGGCCGCCAGCGGCTATTGCCTGCTCAACGACATCGGCGTGGCGGCGCATCAGGCGCTGGAGGACGGCGTGAAGCGCGTGCTGATCGTCGATCTCGATGTGCATCAGGGCGATGGCACGGCGTTGATCTTCGCCGACGAGCCGCGGGTCTTCACGCTGTCACTGCATGCCGAGAGCAACTTTCCGGCACGCAAGCAGCAAAGTGATCTGGACGTGCCCTTGCCCAGGGGCATGGGCGATACGGACTACCTGGCGGTGCTGGAGCGTACGCTTGAGGAGGTGCTGGCGCGGGTACGCCCGGAGCTGGTGATCTTCGATGCCGGTGTCGACCCGCATGCCGCAGACAGGCTCGGCCATCTCGAATTGAGCGACAGCGGCCTCTACCGGCGCGAGCGGCATGTCATCCAGCGCTGTCGCGCGGCGGGCGCCGCCGTGGCCTGCGTGATCGGCGGCGGCTATGACCGCGATATCGAGGCGCTGGCATGGCGTCACAGCCAGCTGCATCGCGCCGCGCTGGATGTATGGCGCGAGGCGCATGGCCAGCCTGCCCTGTTCGGGCCGCCGACCTGA
- a CDS encoding alkaline phosphatase family protein, with product MSATSSASLPVNGSPTPTAALPRVLAGPILRRVTAEGVMLWLVTSRPQQARVWLLPEQDATPLTRDEDGLPTTSGCRLTEHLAMPLGELAWLLLIEAHPDTPLPADCAIAYELGLAEPAASSTDTPEWQGIADWAPQIRYPGESLPRFRLPSRLTRVAHGSCRKPHHGLSDDEQQTQQSAQGAAMTDRLETPPPKGPGGDGLVALDHWLSERRQSVTEWPEVMLFTGDQIYADDVAGPMLGAIDQLIAGLGLPEETLMEAEVSDTRELRQHPSHLYHRPQLLPDMAANEGVAASFFGAKRKPIFTSTGADNHLIGLSEVIAMYLLVWSDVPWEALGITLEDPSALEGHDDATRERHATEARHLRRFCGGLGQVRRLLANVPSLMIFDDHDVTDDWNLSAAWEEAAYGHPFSRRIIGNALTGYLLCQAAGNGPEPLAELLEETRSLFTHALTGTDRAADGHFDVERQEALIAHLHRCESWDYQLDTTPPLIVADTRTRRWRSERKLSHPSGLMDWEALSELQQRLVGHPAVVLVSPAPMFGVKLIESIQKLFTLAGKPLMVDAENWMAHRGAASVMLNIFRHSRTPQNFVILSGDVHYSFAYDVRLKHRRSSPNIWQITSSGIRNRFPVGLLDVLDRLNRWLYAPRSPLNLLTRRRNMRVTPRRHDAASQGERLLNACGIGLVDLDTDGRPIAIRQLTTDGQEVHFVPRR from the coding sequence ATGTCTGCCACTTCGTCCGCCTCGCTGCCTGTCAATGGCTCTCCCACACCGACTGCTGCCCTGCCCCGCGTGCTGGCAGGCCCGATATTGCGTCGTGTCACCGCCGAGGGCGTGATGCTGTGGCTGGTGACTTCTCGCCCACAGCAGGCGCGGGTGTGGCTGCTGCCGGAACAGGACGCGACGCCTCTCACCCGAGATGAGGATGGCCTGCCGACGACATCAGGCTGTCGGCTGACGGAGCATCTGGCGATGCCGCTGGGGGAGCTCGCCTGGCTGCTGTTGATCGAAGCGCACCCCGACACGCCCTTGCCTGCCGACTGCGCCATCGCCTACGAGCTGGGCCTGGCGGAGCCGGCAGCATCATCCACAGACACGCCCGAATGGCAGGGCATCGCCGACTGGGCGCCACAGATCCGCTATCCCGGTGAAAGCCTGCCGCGTTTTCGCCTGCCGTCACGCCTGACGCGTGTCGCACATGGCAGTTGCCGCAAGCCGCATCACGGCTTGAGTGACGACGAGCAGCAGACGCAGCAAAGTGCGCAAGGCGCTGCGATGACAGACCGCCTTGAGACGCCACCGCCCAAGGGCCCGGGTGGCGATGGACTGGTGGCGCTGGATCACTGGTTGAGCGAGCGTCGACAGAGCGTCACCGAGTGGCCGGAGGTGATGCTGTTCACCGGCGATCAGATCTACGCCGACGATGTCGCGGGGCCGATGCTGGGCGCGATCGATCAGCTGATCGCGGGGCTGGGCCTGCCGGAGGAGACATTGATGGAGGCCGAGGTCTCCGACACTCGCGAGCTGCGCCAGCACCCCTCGCACCTCTACCATCGCCCGCAGCTGCTACCGGACATGGCGGCCAACGAAGGTGTGGCCGCCAGCTTCTTCGGTGCCAAGCGCAAGCCCATCTTCACCTCCACCGGTGCCGACAACCATCTGATCGGCCTGTCGGAAGTCATCGCCATGTACCTGCTGGTGTGGTCTGACGTGCCGTGGGAGGCGCTGGGCATCACGCTGGAAGACCCCTCGGCGCTCGAGGGCCATGACGACGCCACCCGCGAGCGCCATGCCACCGAGGCCCGCCATCTGCGGCGCTTCTGTGGCGGACTCGGTCAGGTTCGTCGCCTGCTGGCCAATGTGCCAAGCCTGATGATCTTCGATGACCACGATGTCACCGATGACTGGAACCTCAGCGCCGCCTGGGAGGAAGCCGCCTATGGCCACCCCTTCTCGCGCCGCATCATCGGCAATGCGCTGACCGGCTATCTGCTGTGTCAGGCCGCCGGCAATGGGCCGGAGCCACTGGCGGAGCTGCTGGAGGAGACCCGGTCGCTGTTCACTCATGCCCTGACTGGCACTGACAGGGCCGCAGACGGCCATTTCGATGTCGAGCGGCAGGAGGCGTTGATCGCCCACCTGCATCGCTGTGAGAGCTGGGATTATCAGCTCGACACCACGCCGCCGCTGATCGTGGCCGATACGCGCACCCGCCGCTGGCGCAGCGAGCGCAAGCTCTCGCATCCCTCGGGGCTGATGGACTGGGAGGCGCTGAGCGAGCTCCAGCAACGCTTGGTCGGCCATCCGGCCGTGGTGCTGGTGTCCCCGGCGCCGATGTTCGGCGTCAAGCTGATCGAGAGCATCCAGAAGCTGTTCACGCTGGCCGGCAAGCCGTTGATGGTCGATGCCGAGAACTGGATGGCGCATCGCGGGGCGGCCAGCGTGATGCTCAACATCTTCCGCCACTCGCGCACGCCGCAGAACTTCGTGATCCTGTCCGGCGATGTGCACTACTCCTTCGCCTACGACGTGCGTCTCAAGCATCGCCGTTCGAGCCCGAACATCTGGCAGATCACCAGCAGCGGCATCCGCAATCGCTTCCCGGTCGGCCTGCTGGATGTGCTAGACCGTCTCAATCGCTGGCTGTATGCCCCGCGCTCGCCGCTCAATCTGTTGACGCGCCGGCGCAACATGCGTGTCACGCCGCGCCGTCACGATGCGGCCAGTCAGGGCGAACGCCTGCTGAATGCCTGCGGCATCGGGCTGGTCGATCTGGACACCGACGGCCGCCCCATCGCCATTCGCCAGCTGACCACCGACGGCCAGGAGGTGCACTTTGTGCCCCGTCGCTGA
- a CDS encoding response regulator → MNQSPGERSPISGTAADQSFADQGIVASDVAASGNPPVRWPLWLGMAISILCLLASIGIGGTILHNQVSLEDRTRDDAVWSIYKLDREAVSLSSSMARYRVAEPADRASIWNEVLQNYELLYSRTYIFRRGDFQRHLMTLPALPLLADELMSQIEYLDLRLEKWRHGPVFEGAGPVQTAQADDASAGSDASAGNGAAQRSRVLGPEDREAAEFQQLSDALGDTTQTLLLRVRARLAEELAHERQSRDSLVQLMLLLLALMLLATVMVCRQIWLQARGREQARQQMLAMSSALKHEAARAEQASRAKSEFLATMSHEIRTPLNGVIGMSELLLAEPLQSSAHRYASSLRDSGEVLMGLVDDVLDFSKIEAGKLSVERRPFELHTAIDGVIDLLLPQMDSTRIVFDDRRSAQLPEQVMGDSVRLRQVLLNLLSNAFKFTEQGRVCLLVEALPAGRVRFEVDDTGIGVSEEQAAQLFEPFTQGDASTARRFGGTGLGLSISRRLVELMGGRLGIRQRPGKGACFWFELPLPRAAALKRPALSSTPLPISRGEHVLVVDDNHINREVAHSMLSGLGYTVTTVDSGEAALAWYARQPDTVLVLLDLRMPGLDGFAVARRWRAMEHSDRRAPSLIVAMTANVAAGERARCLSAGMNDFLSKPIRRQQLASMLARWQSGSQDLGEWRVNALASTQPFDPISYSPTTERPPHFEAPPETGEALARAASLVASLDSPAARRRMIQEAQARATEAEAEAETETKAGKVSESSAAGPIERREPEGEGESEGKSEGERGGEDGGDTIMNTGESWTSGGTAAELAQAVTPALRDELDADSIAALETAFEEQLEQQSQRLSRAVDHMDLKQLQHEAHLLKGSAATLDHDLLRDAALQLELLLASDTPRTRIEAAVAALLAEIRDHRSADQAEGARYP, encoded by the coding sequence GTGAATCAGTCGCCGGGTGAAAGATCCCCGATTTCAGGCACCGCTGCTGATCAGTCCTTTGCTGATCAGGGCATTGTCGCGTCGGACGTGGCCGCAAGCGGCAATCCCCCTGTCCGCTGGCCGCTGTGGCTGGGCATGGCGATCAGCATCCTGTGTCTGCTGGCCTCCATCGGCATCGGCGGCACCATCCTGCACAACCAGGTCAGCCTGGAAGACCGCACCCGCGACGATGCCGTCTGGTCGATCTACAAGCTGGATCGCGAGGCAGTCAGTCTCTCCTCCTCGATGGCGCGCTATCGCGTCGCCGAGCCAGCTGACCGTGCCAGTATCTGGAATGAGGTGCTGCAGAATTACGAACTGCTCTACAGCCGTACCTATATCTTCCGGCGAGGGGATTTCCAGCGCCATCTGATGACCCTGCCGGCCTTGCCGCTGCTGGCCGATGAGTTGATGAGCCAGATCGAGTATCTCGATCTGCGGCTGGAAAAGTGGCGACATGGCCCGGTGTTCGAGGGCGCGGGCCCGGTGCAGACGGCCCAGGCCGACGACGCTTCAGCAGGCAGTGACGCTTCAGCAGGCAATGGCGCTGCACAGCGCTCCCGGGTGCTGGGGCCCGAGGATCGCGAGGCGGCTGAGTTCCAGCAGTTGAGCGATGCGCTGGGCGATACCACCCAGACGCTGTTGTTGCGGGTACGTGCACGTCTGGCCGAGGAGCTGGCCCACGAGCGTCAGAGCCGCGACAGCCTGGTGCAGCTGATGTTGCTGCTGCTGGCGCTGATGCTGCTGGCCACCGTGATGGTCTGCCGTCAGATCTGGCTGCAGGCCCGCGGGCGTGAACAGGCCCGCCAGCAGATGTTGGCGATGTCGTCGGCTCTCAAGCACGAGGCGGCGCGGGCCGAACAGGCCAGTCGCGCCAAGTCCGAGTTTCTGGCCACCATGAGCCACGAGATTCGCACCCCGCTCAATGGCGTGATCGGCATGAGCGAACTGCTGCTGGCCGAACCGCTGCAGAGCAGTGCGCACCGCTATGCCAGCAGCCTGCGCGACAGTGGCGAAGTGCTGATGGGGCTGGTGGATGATGTTCTCGACTTCTCCAAGATCGAGGCCGGCAAGCTCAGCGTCGAGCGACGCCCCTTCGAACTGCACACGGCCATCGATGGCGTGATCGACCTGCTGCTGCCGCAGATGGACAGCACGCGCATCGTCTTCGATGACCGCCGTTCCGCCCAGCTGCCCGAGCAGGTCATGGGCGATTCTGTGCGCCTGCGTCAGGTGCTGCTCAATCTGCTCTCCAATGCCTTCAAGTTCACCGAGCAGGGGCGTGTCTGTCTGCTGGTCGAGGCATTGCCGGCGGGGCGCGTGCGTTTCGAGGTCGATGACACCGGCATCGGGGTCAGTGAAGAACAGGCCGCCCAGCTGTTCGAGCCCTTTACCCAGGGCGATGCTTCCACTGCGCGCCGCTTCGGCGGTACCGGGCTCGGGCTTTCGATCTCGCGACGGCTGGTCGAGCTGATGGGGGGGCGACTGGGCATCAGGCAACGCCCGGGCAAGGGCGCCTGTTTCTGGTTCGAGCTGCCGCTGCCACGCGCCGCGGCGCTCAAGCGACCGGCCCTCTCCTCCACGCCCCTGCCGATCAGCCGTGGCGAGCATGTTCTGGTGGTCGACGACAATCACATCAATCGCGAAGTGGCCCACTCCATGCTCAGTGGCCTGGGCTATACGGTGACGACGGTCGACAGTGGCGAGGCGGCGCTGGCGTGGTATGCACGCCAGCCCGATACGGTGCTGGTGCTGCTCGACCTGCGCATGCCGGGACTGGATGGCTTTGCGGTGGCGCGTCGTTGGCGCGCCATGGAGCACAGTGACAGGCGTGCGCCGAGTCTTATCGTCGCGATGACGGCCAATGTGGCGGCGGGGGAGCGTGCGCGTTGCCTCTCGGCGGGCATGAACGACTTCCTGTCCAAGCCGATCCGGCGTCAGCAGCTCGCCAGCATGCTGGCGCGCTGGCAGTCGGGCAGCCAGGACCTCGGCGAATGGCGCGTCAATGCCCTCGCCAGCACCCAGCCTTTCGACCCGATCAGCTATTCCCCTACCACTGAGCGACCGCCCCACTTCGAGGCGCCGCCGGAAACCGGTGAGGCTCTCGCGCGTGCGGCGTCACTGGTGGCATCACTCGATTCCCCCGCTGCGCGGCGTCGCATGATCCAGGAGGCTCAGGCGCGTGCCACTGAGGCCGAGGCTGAAGCTGAAACTGAGACTAAAGCAGGCAAGGTCAGTGAGTCGTCGGCGGCTGGCCCCATCGAGCGGCGTGAGCCTGAGGGCGAAGGCGAAAGCGAAGGCAAGAGCGAGGGCGAACGGGGAGGGGAAGATGGGGGAGACACGATCATGAACACAGGGGAGTCGTGGACATCTGGCGGGACAGCGGCGGAGCTTGCACAGGCCGTGACACCTGCGCTGCGGGACGAGCTGGATGCCGACAGTATCGCGGCCCTCGAGACGGCCTTCGAGGAGCAGCTCGAGCAGCAGTCCCAGCGCCTGTCGCGGGCGGTGGATCACATGGATCTGAAGCAGCTGCAGCATGAGGCCCATCTGCTCAAGGGCAGCGCCGCCACTCTGGATCACGACCTGCTACGCGACGCCGCTCTGCAGCTGGAGCTGCTGCTGGCATCCGACACGCCGCGCACCCGTATCGAGGCCGCGGTGGCGGCGCTGCTGGCCGAGATTCGCGATCACCGCAGCGCCGATCAGGCTGAGGGCGCCCGCTACCCTTGA
- a CDS encoding oxidoreductase, producing the protein MAAEAPLATGERHVLAANDCLPAPSGPVVLTVEGAVSCGNAGSRQAPRARFDLAMLEAMPSRVVATHTPWTQGRVSFSGPLLRELVARVSEDASGLKVRALNDFVAEIPLSDIEDFDVLLATRRDGERMPVRDLGPLFVLYPFDAHPELLNEQVRFRSVWQVTGLTLE; encoded by the coding sequence CTGGCCGCCGAGGCGCCGCTGGCGACAGGCGAGCGCCACGTGCTGGCGGCCAATGACTGCCTGCCCGCGCCCAGCGGGCCGGTGGTATTGACGGTCGAGGGCGCCGTCAGCTGTGGCAATGCCGGTTCCCGGCAGGCACCGCGGGCGCGTTTCGATCTGGCGATGCTCGAAGCCATGCCGTCGCGCGTGGTGGCCACCCATACTCCCTGGACCCAGGGGCGTGTCAGTTTCTCTGGCCCGCTGCTGCGCGAGCTGGTGGCGCGGGTGTCTGAAGATGCCAGCGGACTCAAGGTGCGGGCACTGAATGACTTCGTGGCCGAGATCCCCCTCAGCGATATCGAAGACTTCGATGTCCTGCTGGCCACGCGACGTGATGGCGAGCGCATGCCGGTGCGTGATCTCGGGCCCCTGTTCGTGCTGTATCCCTTTGATGCTCATCCGGAATTGCTCAATGAGCAGGTGCGCTTTCGCAGTGTCTGGCAAGTCACCGGGCTGACGCTGGAGTGA
- the modC gene encoding molybdenum ABC transporter ATP-binding protein, producing the protein MLDFHLHRQQGAFTLDATLKVPARGVTALFGRSGSGKTTILRLIAGLERPDHGHLRLDGECLTGGESDIFVPAHRRRLGVVFQEPRLFPHYSVRGNLRYGMPRALTPAQRQQNQSRLHEMVTLLGIEDLLSRMPGQLSGGEARRVAIGRALLSRPRMLLLDEPLTGLDGARKQELLHYIARLAREIEIPILFVSHDTRELFAVADRLALVDNGRITASGEIGDMLSRLDLAPQTGRFEAGSLLTAEVLSHDDDWQLTRLGLGAGLSLKLARLAMPVGRRVRLRLRARDISIALETPPHTSLRNALPAVIHEIESERGHASAELVLGIAGQRVRARVDRLVCQELGLKVGLGVKALISSVALSGPDVISLDAMDDDIPVMDAVQTHAAQANATQNDAGSTSSAS; encoded by the coding sequence ATGCTTGATTTCCACCTCCATCGTCAGCAGGGCGCCTTCACGCTGGATGCCACGCTCAAGGTGCCGGCGCGCGGCGTCACGGCGCTCTTCGGGCGCTCCGGCAGCGGCAAGACCACCATCCTGCGCCTGATCGCAGGCCTCGAACGTCCCGACCATGGCCATCTGCGTCTGGACGGCGAGTGCCTGACGGGCGGCGAGAGTGATATCTTCGTGCCGGCACATCGTCGCAGGCTCGGTGTCGTCTTCCAGGAGCCGCGCCTGTTTCCGCACTACAGCGTGCGCGGCAACCTTCGCTACGGCATGCCGCGCGCCCTGACGCCCGCTCAGCGCCAACAGAATCAGTCACGTCTGCATGAGATGGTGACGCTGCTGGGCATCGAGGACCTGCTGTCGCGCATGCCCGGCCAGCTCTCCGGTGGCGAGGCGCGGCGTGTCGCGATCGGCCGCGCCCTGCTGTCACGCCCGCGCATGCTGTTGCTGGATGAGCCGTTGACCGGCCTCGACGGCGCGCGCAAGCAGGAGCTGTTGCACTACATCGCGCGGCTGGCCCGCGAGATCGAGATCCCGATCCTGTTCGTCAGTCATGACACCCGCGAGCTGTTCGCGGTCGCCGACCGCCTGGCGCTGGTGGACAACGGTCGCATCACCGCCAGCGGCGAGATCGGTGACATGCTGTCACGGCTGGACCTGGCACCGCAGACCGGCCGCTTCGAAGCGGGCTCGCTGCTGACCGCCGAGGTGCTGTCGCACGATGATGACTGGCAGCTGACGCGTCTGGGGCTGGGCGCCGGGTTGAGCCTCAAGCTGGCGCGGCTGGCGATGCCGGTGGGGCGTCGTGTGCGACTGCGGCTGCGGGCGCGTGACATCAGCATCGCGCTGGAGACGCCGCCTCACACCAGCCTGCGCAATGCCTTGCCGGCCGTGATCCACGAGATCGAGAGCGAGCGCGGCCACGCCAGCGCCGAGCTGGTGCTGGGCATCGCCGGCCAGCGGGTGAGGGCGCGAGTCGACCGCCTGGTGTGTCAGGAGCTGGGCCTCAAGGTCGGGCTGGGCGTCAAGGCGCTGATCTCCAGCGTGGCGCTCTCGGGCCCCGACGTGATCAGTCTGGACGCCATGGATGACGATATTCCCGTGATGGATGCGGTACAGACACATGCGGCACAGGCAAATGCGACGCAGAATGACGCAGGCTCCACTTCGTCTGCGAGTTGA
- the cra gene encoding catabolite repressor/activator, whose protein sequence is MTLAEIARLAGVSRTTASYVVNGQAQARRISPQTVERVMAVVQRHHYRIDAQAAALRRGESRTLGFMLPDLENASYARLAKLLERGARERDYQLFIVCSDDEPETERELARMLKARRVDALITASCLSPDDPFYRELALDGFPVIGVDRALDTRHFASVVSNNEDAARQLTEAVLEHAPQRLLWLDALPEIDISRARASGMQAALTHYQQNTGSSELEATILHAARYEREAGAAALIEHLRHSPLPDAIVTASYTLMDGVLDVLFAEGPPANPPKAMASFGDDRLLDFLPLPIHSLPQRHQQIADATLTLALQGIQGKTTPGVTLVERELRRRQH, encoded by the coding sequence ATGACCCTGGCAGAAATCGCGCGTCTTGCAGGCGTTTCACGCACCACCGCCAGTTATGTGGTCAATGGGCAGGCACAGGCACGACGTATCAGCCCGCAGACGGTCGAGCGCGTCATGGCGGTGGTACAACGTCATCATTATCGGATCGATGCCCAGGCAGCCGCGCTGCGGCGTGGTGAGAGCCGCACGCTGGGCTTCATGCTGCCGGACCTGGAGAACGCCAGTTACGCCCGCCTGGCCAAGTTGCTGGAGCGCGGGGCACGTGAGCGCGACTATCAGCTGTTCATCGTCTGCTCCGACGATGAGCCGGAAACCGAGCGCGAGCTGGCGCGCATGCTCAAGGCGCGGCGGGTCGATGCGCTGATCACCGCCAGTTGCCTGTCCCCCGATGACCCCTTCTACCGCGAACTGGCGCTGGATGGCTTCCCGGTCATCGGTGTCGATCGCGCACTGGATACGCGCCACTTCGCCAGCGTGGTCAGCAACAACGAAGATGCCGCCCGCCAGCTGACCGAGGCCGTGCTGGAACACGCGCCGCAGCGACTGCTATGGCTGGATGCCTTGCCGGAGATCGATATCTCGCGGGCGCGGGCCAGCGGCATGCAGGCGGCGCTGACGCACTATCAACAAAACACCGGCAGCAGCGAGCTTGAGGCCACCATCCTGCATGCCGCACGTTACGAGCGCGAGGCCGGTGCAGCGGCGCTGATCGAGCATCTCCGCCATTCACCGCTGCCGGATGCCATCGTCACCGCCTCCTACACCCTGATGGATGGCGTGCTCGATGTGCTGTTCGCCGAGGGGCCGCCGGCCAATCCGCCCAAGGCGATGGCCAGCTTCGGCGATGATCGCCTGCTCGACTTTCTGCCCCTGCCGATCCATTCGCTGCCCCAGCGTCACCAGCAGATCGCCGATGCGACGCTGACGCTGGCGTTGCAGGGTATCCAGGGCAAGACCACGCCGGGTGTGACGCTGGTGGAGCGCGAGCTGCGCCGCCGCCAACACTGA
- a CDS encoding MOSC domain-containing protein: MDSGKELLMKLTHLWRYPLKSGAAEALETVTLGEEGLTQDRRFVVVAARGKFVTARTHPQMQRLALREDASGQWRLWHLDHPECGSVSFATDDQAERLDIQVWADRFTALSVSFEADAWLSEQIGMPVRLCWLGERSERYREIIAQRVSAADGFPLLLANEASLKALNCETPTADHGMDQFRPNLVISGAEAWAEDGWQEVRIGEARFTLVSSCTRCAMVNVDPATGDKRGDGEPLKTLARVRRFADGQVHFGYNLVALDPSRKPTLHVGDEVEVTAFK, encoded by the coding sequence ATGGATTCTGGAAAGGAACTTCTCATGAAGTTGACCCACCTGTGGCGCTATCCCCTCAAGTCCGGCGCCGCTGAAGCGCTGGAGACAGTGACGCTCGGCGAGGAAGGTCTCACGCAGGACCGCCGCTTCGTGGTGGTCGCGGCGCGTGGCAAGTTCGTCACCGCGCGCACGCATCCGCAGATGCAGCGTCTGGCCTTGCGCGAAGACGCCAGCGGCCAGTGGCGACTGTGGCATCTGGACCACCCCGAATGCGGCAGCGTCAGCTTTGCCACCGATGACCAGGCCGAGCGTCTCGATATCCAGGTCTGGGCCGATCGGTTCACTGCCTTGAGCGTGAGCTTTGAGGCTGATGCCTGGCTGAGCGAGCAGATCGGCATGCCGGTCAGGCTCTGCTGGCTGGGCGAGCGCTCGGAGCGCTATCGCGAGATCATCGCGCAGCGCGTCAGCGCCGCCGATGGATTCCCGCTGCTGCTGGCCAACGAGGCTTCGCTGAAAGCGCTGAATTGTGAGACGCCGACGGCGGATCATGGCATGGATCAGTTCCGCCCCAATCTGGTGATCAGCGGCGCCGAGGCATGGGCCGAGGATGGTTGGCAGGAAGTGCGCATCGGCGAGGCACGCTTCACGCTGGTGTCCTCCTGCACCCGCTGTGCGATGGTCAATGTCGACCCGGCGACGGGCGACAAGCGTGGCGACGGTGAGCCGCTCAAGACGCTGGCGCGGGTGCGTCGTTTCGCGGATGGCCAGGTGCACTTCGGCTACAACCTCGTCGCACTCGATCCCTCGCGTAAGCCTACCTTGCATGTCGGCGATGAGGTGGAAGTCACCGCCTTCAAGTGA